A genome region from Musa acuminata AAA Group cultivar baxijiao chromosome BXJ3-5, Cavendish_Baxijiao_AAA, whole genome shotgun sequence includes the following:
- the LOC103973440 gene encoding ras-related protein RHN1 isoform X3, translating to MATTGNSSINAKLVLLGDMGAGKSSLVLRFVKGQFLEFQESTIGAAFFSQMLAVGDATVKFEIWDTAGQERYHSLAPMYYRGAAAAIIVYDISSSESFERAKKWVQELQKQANRDATILGNPNMVRALAGNKCDLEDKRKVTTEVDPLQTDITRVHHDLGNSS from the exons ATGGCGACGACCGGGAACAGCAGCATCAACGCCAAGCTC GTCCTGTTAGGTGATATGGGCGCGGGGAAGTCCAGCCTCGTTCTTCGGTTCGTCAAGGGGCAGTTCCTCGAGTTCCAG GAGTCCACTATTGGCGCGGCATTCTTCTCGCAGATGTTGGCGGTGGGTGATGCCACGGTGAAGTTTGAGATTTGGGACACGGCCGGGCAGGAGAGATATCACAGCTTGGCTCCCATGTACTACAGAGGAGCCGCGGCGGCGATCATCGTATATGATATCTCTAGCTCG GAATCATTTGAGAGAGCAAAAAAGTGGGTGCAAGAGCTGCAAAAACAAG CTAATAGGGACGCGACAATATTAGGTAATCCAAATATGGTGAGAGCTCTTGCAGGAAATAAATGTGATTTGGAGGATAAAAGAAAGGTGACAACTGAG GTTGACCCTTTGCAGACAGATATCACAAGGGTGCATCACGACTTGGGCAATTCTAGTTAA